A stretch of the Cucurbita pepo subsp. pepo cultivar mu-cu-16 chromosome LG16, ASM280686v2, whole genome shotgun sequence genome encodes the following:
- the LOC111777754 gene encoding probable galacturonosyltransferase 15: MNFYISTTGIKKLTISNSAALKPPPLPPPPPPPPSTAPNRRISTRSILPLLLTLAIVLPFCFLRIAFFVLESAAACSSSIDCSGWTLFSGNDDASSRLSEEFLRLMVDSKESGSVGSGDGDGVGSFNELVKDMISKPQDMRAFAFKTKAMLQAMEQKLKSARKRESVYWHLASHGIPKGLHCLSLKLAEEYAVNAKARARLPQPEYVSRLTDPFFRHVVLLTDNILAASVVVSSAVRNSADPRKLVFHIVTDKKTYTPMHAWFATNSVHDSVVVEVKGLHQFDWSEDVNSRVHDMFEIHRSIWKRYYNDFRKANFGFDGEDQTQLDVLSPTSLSLLNHLRIYVHELFPDLKKVVFLDDDIVVQHDMSSLWNMDLGGNVVGAVLDSSCGDGCCPGRTYSHYLNFSHPLISSNFNPDRCAWLHGMNIFDLEAWRKMNITSKYHQWLKHNLNSGLALWLPGELAPSLMAFEDHMYPIDSSWHVAGLGERPFKTISKEILQDAAVVHFSGPAKPWLEIGSPEVRNIWHKHVNFSNKFIRRCRIM, translated from the exons ATGAACTTCTACATCTCCACCACCGGCATTAAGAAGCTCACGATTTCCAACTCCGCCGCTCTCAAGCCACCGCCGTTGCcgccgcctcctcctcctccgccgtccACAGCGCCTAATCGTAGAATCTCCACTCGCTCAATCTTGCCTCTCCTCCTCACTCTCGCAATTGTTCTCCCGTTCTGTTTCCTCCGAATCGCCtttttcgtcctcgaatccgCCGCCGCGTGTTCCTCCTCCATCG ACTGCTCTGGATGGACGCTTTTCAGCGGAAATGACGACGCATCTTCG AGACTGAGCGAGGAGTTCTTGAGATTAATGGTGGATTCAAAGGAAAGTGGGTCTGTGGGGAGTGGCGATGGAGATGGAGTGGGATCCTTCAACGAGCTTGTCAAAGACATGATTTCTAAACCACAGGACATGAGGGCCTTCGCATTCAAGACTAAAGCTATG CTTCAAGCTATGGAACAAAAGCTCAAATCTGCCAGAAAACGTGAATCTGTGTATTGGCATTTAGCTTCACATGGCATTCCAAAGGGCCTTCATTGTCTCTCTCTCAAACTAGCGGAAGAGTATGCTGTTAACGCCAAAGCTCGAGCTCGTTTGCCACAGCCCGAATATGTTTCTCGCCTTACCGACCCCTTCTTTCGTCATGTCGTTCTCTTGACTGATAACATCCTTGCCGCTTCTGTTGTCGTCTCGTCCGCCGTTCGGAACTCGGCCGACCCCAGAAAGCTGGTCTTTCACATTGTCACTGACAAGAAAACATACACCCCAATGCACGCCTGGTTTGCAACCAATTCAGTTCATGATTCTGTGGTGGTTGAAGTTAAGGGACTGCACCAATTCGACTGGTCAGAGGATGTCAACAGCAGAGTTCACGATATGTTCGAGATTCATCGCTCGATCTGGAAGCGTTACTATAATGATTTCAGAAAAGCTAACTTTGGGTTTGATGGGGAAGATCAAACACAATTAGATGTTCTTAGCCCCACCAGTCTCTCCCTCTTGAATCACCTCCGCATTTATGTTCACGAG CTGTTTCCAGATCTGAAGAAGGTCGTGTTCTTGGACGATGACATTGTCGTGCAACATGATATGTCCTCTTTATGGAACATGGACCTTGGTGGCAATGTTGTTGGCGCTGTCCTTGATTCTTCCTGTGGCGATGGTTGTTGTCCAGGAAGAACATACAGTCATTACCTCAACTTCTCCCATCCTTTGATATCATCAAACTTCAATCCCGATCGCTGTGCGTGGCTCCACGGCATGAACATTTTCGATCTCGAAGCGTGGAGAAAGATGAACATCACATCCAAATATCATCAGTGGCTCAAACAT AATCTCAACTCTGGATTGGCATTGTGGCTTCCAGGGGAACTGGCTCCATCCTTGATGGCTTTTGAGGATCATATGTATCCCATTGATTCATCATGGCATGTAGCTGGATTAGGTGAAAGACCCTTTAAGACAATAAGCAAGGAGATCCTCCAAGACGCTGCGGTCGTTCATTTCAGCGGTCCAGCCAAGCCGTGGCTCGAGATCGGGTCACCAGAGGTACGAAACATATGGCATAAACATGTAAATTTCTCAAATAAGTTTATTAGAAGATGCAGAATAATGTAG
- the LOC111777074 gene encoding agamous-like MADS-box protein AGL1: MGRGKIEIKRIENTTNRQVTFCKRRNGLLKKAYELSVLCDAEVALIVFSTRGRLYEYANNSVRGTIERYKKAFADSSNSGLSVAEANVQFYQQEASKLKRQIREIQNSNRHILGEALSSLSLKDLKSLEGRLERGISKVRAKKNETLCAEMEFMQKREMELQNHNNYLQAQIAEHERIQQQQQTNMMQRGTYETVGGGQYEENRSYGGVGLMDSDTHYAHQDHLTLLGYMLDPNYKFTGCIVKYRNNSCPEFILEFGISIQHG; the protein is encoded by the exons atgggaagaggTAAGATTGAAATTAAACGAATTGAAAATACCACAAATCGTCAAGTCACCTTTTGCAAGAGAAGAAATGGTTTGCTTAAAAAAGCCTACGAGTTGTCTGTTCTTTGTGATGCTGAAGTTGCCCTCATCGTCTTCTCCACTCGTGGCCGTCTCTATGAATATGCCAATAACAG TGTTAGAGGAACCATTGAAAGGTACAAGAAAGCATTTGCTGACTCTTCCAATTCTGGATTATCAGTTGCAGAAGCTAATGTACAG tTTTACCAGCAAGAAGCATCGAAGCTGAAGAGACAGATCCGGGAGATTCAAAACTCGAACAG GCATATTCTTGGTGAAGCACTCAGCTCATTGTCTTTAAAGGACCTGAAAAGCTTGGAGGGcagattggagagaggaatcaGCAAAGTTAGGGCTAAAAAG AACGAAACCTTGTGTGCAGAGATGGAATTCATGCAAAAAAGG GAAATGGAGCTTCAGAATCACAACAACTATCTGCAAGCACAG ATTGCTGaacatgaaagaatacaaCAACAGCAACAAACGAACATGATGCAAAGGGGAACGTATGAGACAGTGGGAGGAGGGCAGTACGAGGAGAACAGAAGCTATGGCGGCGTGGGGCTTATGGATTCCGACACCCATTACGCCCATCAAGACCATCTCACT TTGTTGGGATACATGCTCGacccaaattataaatttactgGATGTATTGTGAAATATCGTAACAACTCATGCCCAGAATTTATATTAGAATTTGGAATCTCGATTCAACATGGATGA
- the LOC111776772 gene encoding HVA22-like protein f isoform X1: MGILGAMAKHLYTIIGPGVMLFFPLYASIRAIESPSSLDDRQWLSYWVIYSLITLFELTFWRILVWIPLWGYIKLVACLWLVLPIFNGSAYIYENIVRKYVKIGGYVNPNYPENQKKVLQMMTLDSRKSAERYIDRYGPDAFERVVKAAEKEAKKH; this comes from the exons ATGGGTATTCTTGGAGCTATGGCTAAACATTTGTATACAATAATTGG GCCTGGCGTGAtgcttttttttccctt ATATGCATCAATTAGAGCAATTGAGAGTCCTTCAAGTCTTGATGACCGACAATGGTTGAGTTATTGGGTTATATACTCCCTCATAACCCTCTTCGAACTAACATTTTGGAGAATCCTGGTTTG GATTCCACTTTGGGGATACATTAAGCTCGTGGCTTGTTTATGGTTGGTTCTACCAATTTTCAATGGGTCAGCCTATATCTACGAGAATATAGTGAGGAAATATGTTAAGATTGGGGGATATGTGAATCCAAACTATCCAGAGAATCAAAAGAAAGTTCTCCAGATGATGACTCTGGATTCTAGGAAATCAGCGGAGCGTTATATCGATAGATATGGACCCGATGCATTTGAACGAGTTGTCAAAGCT GctgaaaaagaagcaaagaaacACTGA
- the LOC111776772 gene encoding HVA22-like protein f isoform X2, whose product MLFFPLYASIRAIESPSSLDDRQWLSYWVIYSLITLFELTFWRILVWIPLWGYIKLVACLWLVLPIFNGSAYIYENIVRKYVKIGGYVNPNYPENQKKVLQMMTLDSRKSAERYIDRYGPDAFERVVKAAEKEAKKH is encoded by the exons Atgcttttttttccctt ATATGCATCAATTAGAGCAATTGAGAGTCCTTCAAGTCTTGATGACCGACAATGGTTGAGTTATTGGGTTATATACTCCCTCATAACCCTCTTCGAACTAACATTTTGGAGAATCCTGGTTTG GATTCCACTTTGGGGATACATTAAGCTCGTGGCTTGTTTATGGTTGGTTCTACCAATTTTCAATGGGTCAGCCTATATCTACGAGAATATAGTGAGGAAATATGTTAAGATTGGGGGATATGTGAATCCAAACTATCCAGAGAATCAAAAGAAAGTTCTCCAGATGATGACTCTGGATTCTAGGAAATCAGCGGAGCGTTATATCGATAGATATGGACCCGATGCATTTGAACGAGTTGTCAAAGCT GctgaaaaagaagcaaagaaacACTGA
- the LOC111776770 gene encoding elongation factor 2 translates to MVKFTAEELRRIMDYKHNIRNMSVIAHVDHGKSTLTDSLVAAAGIIAQEVAGDVRMTDTRQDEAERGITIKSTGISLYYEMSDESLKSYKGERNGNEYLINLIDSPGHVDFSSEVTAALRITDGALVVVDCVEGVCVQTETVLRQALGERIRPVLTVNKMDRCFLELQVDGEEAYQTFQRVIENANVIMATYEDPLLGDVQVYPEKGTVAFSAGLHGWAFTLTNFAKMYASKFGVDESKMMERLWGENFFDPATKKWTSKNTGSGTCKRGFVQFCYEPIKQIIATCMNDQKDKLWPMLQKLGVVMKSEEKDLMGKALMKRVMQTWLPASSALLEMMIFHLPSPATAQKYRVENLYEGPLDDAYASAIRNCDPEGPLMLYVSKMIPASDKGRFFAFGRVFSGKVSTGLKVRIMGPNYVPGEKKDLYVKSVQRTVIWMGKKQETVEDVPCGNTVAMVGLDQFITKNATLTNEKEVDAHPIRAMKFSVSPVVRVAVQCKVASDLPKLVEGLKRLAKSDPMVVCSMEESGEHIVAGAGELHLEICLKDLQDDFMGGAEIIKSDPVVSFRETVLERSCRTVMSKSPNKHNRLYMEARPLEEGLAEAIDDGRIGPRDDPKIRSKILAEEFGWDKDLAKKIWCFGPETTGPNMVVDMCKGVQYLNEIKDSVVAGFQWASKEGALSEENMRGICFEVCDVVLHADAIHRGGGQVIPTARRVIYASQLTAKPRLLEPVYLVEIQAPEQALGGIYSVLNQKRGHVFEEMQRPGTPLYNIKAYLPVIESFGFSSTLRAATSGQAFPQCVFDHWDMMSSDPLESGSQAAQLVADIRKRKGLKEQMTPLSEFEDKL, encoded by the exons ATG GTGAAGTTTACAGCCGAGGAGCTTCGTCGGATTATGGACTATAAACACAACATTCGTAATATGTCTGTTATTGCTCACGTCGATCATG GGAAGTCCACTCTTACAGATTCTCTTGTGGCTGCTGCTGGTATCATTGCTCAAGAAGTTGCGGGTGATGTTCGGATGACAGATACCCGACAAGATGAGGCAGAACGGGGTATCACCATCAAGTCGACTGGAATCTCCCTCTACTACGAAATGTCTGATGAATCATTGAAGAGTTACAAGGGAGAGAGGAATGGAAATGAGTACCTTATCAATCTTATCGATTCGCCTGGGCACGTCGACTTCTCATCTGAGGTTACAGCTGCTCTACGTATTACTGATGGTGCCCTTGTGGTGGTGGATTGTGTTGAAGGTGTTTGTGTCCAAACGGAGACAGTGCTTCGTCAGGCATTGGGAGAGAGGATTCGACCTGTGTTGACTGTTAACAAGATGGACAGGTGCTTCCTTGAGCTTCAAGTAGACGGCGAAGAGGCTTACCAGACCTTCCAGAGAGTTATTGAGAATGCTAATGTGATCATGGCTACATATGAGGATCCACTTCTTGGTGATGTGCAAGTGTACCCTGAGAAGGGAACAGTTGCTTTCTCTGCTGGTCTGCACGGTTGGGCTTTCACCCTGACCAACTTTGCAAAGATGTACGCCTCTAAATTTGGAGTGGATGAGTCAAAAATGATGGAGAGGCTTTGGGGCGAGAACTTCTTCGACCCTGCCACCAAGAAATGGACCAGCAAGAACACTGGATCTGGAACATGCAAGCGTGGATTTGTTCAGTTCTGCTATGAACCTATCAAGCAGATTATTGCTACTTGCATGAATGACCAGAAGGACAAGCTATGGCCTATGTTGCAGAAGCTTGGAGTTGTCATGAAATCTGAAGAGAAGGATCTTATGGGTAAAGCATTGATGAAGCGAGTCATGCAAACATGGCTCCCAGCTAGCAGTGCTCTTTTGGAAATGATGATCTTTCATCTCCCTTCCCCAGCCACGGCACAAAAGTATCGTGTTGAGAACTTGTATGAAGGTCCACTAGACGATGCTTATGCTAGTGCCATCAGAAATTGTGACCCTGAGGGACCTCTTATGCTTTATGTATCAAAGATGATTCCTGCATCGGACAAGGGCAGGTTCTTTGCCTTTGGTCGTGTCTTCTCTGGGAAGGTTTCAACTGGTTTGAAAGTTAGAATCATGGGTCCAAACTATGTCcctggagagaagaaagacttGTATGTGAAGAGTGTCCAGAGAACTGTCATTTGGATGGGAAAGAAGCAAGAAACAGTGGAGGATGTGCCTTGTGGTAATACGGTTGCCATGGTTGGGTTGGATCAATTTATCACCAAGAATGCTACTCTGACAAATGAGAAGGAAGTTGATGCTCATCCAATCCGAGCCATGAAATTTTCTGTATCTCCTGTGGTGCGTGTGGCTGTTCAGTGTAAGGTGGCATCTGATCTTCCCAAGCTTGTGGAAGGCCTTAAACGTTTGGCTAAGTCAGACCCTATGGTCGTGTGTTCCATGGAGGAATCTGGTGAGCACATTGTCGCTGGTGCTGGAGAGCTACATCTTGAGATCTGTCTGAAGGATTTGCAAGATGATTTCATGGGTGGAGCTGAAATCATAAAATCTGACCCTGTTGTCTCTTTCCGTGAAACTGTCCTTGAGAGGTCATGCCGCACAGTGATGAGCAAATCCCCCAACAAACACAATCGTCTGTACATGGAAGCACGACCCCTGGAGGAAGGACTGGCAGAGGCTATTGACGATGGTCGCATAGGCCCACGAGATGATCCTAAAATTCGGTCTAAAATTTTGGCGGAGGAGTTTGGTTGGGACAAGGATCTCGCGAAGAAGATTTGGTGCTTTGGTCCTGAGACTACTGGCCCCAACATGGTGGTTGATATGTGTAAGGGAGTTCAATACCTGAATGAAATCAAGGACTCCGTGGTGGCAGGTTTCCAATGGGCGTCTAAAGAAGGTGCGTTGTCTGAAGAAAACATGAGAGGCATCTGTTTTGAAGTGTGTGATGTGGTTCTTCATGCTGATGCCATCCACAGAGGAGGTGGTCAAGTTATTCCCACAGCTAGGAGGGTGATTTACGCATCTCAGTTGACAGCCAAACCCAGACTTCTTGAGCCAGTGTACCTGGTGGAAATTCAGGCCCCGGAGCAAGCTTTGGGAGGTATTTACAGTGTTCTTAACCAGAAGCGTGGACATGTGTTCGAGGAAATGCAGAGGCCTGGTACCCCTCTCTACAACATCAAGGCATATCTCCCTGTCATTGAGTCGTTCGGATTCTCGAGCACTCTGAGAGCTGCAACTTCTGGCCAGGCTTTCCCTCAGTGTGTGTTTGACCATTGGGACATGATGTCTTCAGATCCATTAGAAAGTGGCTCCCAAGCTGCACAGTTGGTTGCTGATATCCGTAAGAGGAAGGGATTGAAGGAACAGATGACCCCACTTTCCGAGTTCGAGGACAAGCTGTAG
- the LOC111777411 gene encoding integrin-linked protein kinase 1-like: MQCILILSVVWFFEVVAIWIFPPSSSSMDGSVRARFPLGKQSSLKPEREDSAVVTDELDDSIVIDPGIKLMYLANDGDSDGIRELLDSGTDVNFHDTDGRTSLHVASCQGRLDVVELLLERGADVDVQDRWGSTPLADAIYYKNHDVIKLLEKHGAKLPMAPMVVQNALEVPEYEIDPNELDFSKSVNITKGTFCSASWRGIEVAVKTLGKDVFSDEDKVKAFRDELALLQKIRHPNVVQFLGAVTQSSPMMIVTEYLPQGDLHAFLECKGSLKLPTVVKFALDIARGMNYLHEHKPEAIIHRDLEPSNILRDDSGHLKVADFGVSKLLKFSNRVKEDRPVAVTCQETSWKYAAPEVYKNEEYDTKVDVFSFALILQEMIEGNPPFSTKPENEVPKAYVANERPPFTAPPKRYRHGIQELIRECWDEKPHKRPTFRQIIERLEDINTQLMQTRSLKVNPFCNCFRNLKALFTSERTNPGSRSSYSEAK; the protein is encoded by the exons ATGCAGtgtatattaattttgtcTGTTGTATGGTTTTTTGAGGTGGTGGCAATTTGGATCTTTCCCccctcctcttcctccatgGATGGTAGTGTACGAGCTCGTTTCCCACTCGGAAAACAGTCATCGCTCAAGCCGGAACGTGAAGATTCGGCTGTGGTTACCGATGAGCTTGATGATTCGATCGTGATTGACCCTGGGATTAAGCTCATGTACCTGGCGAATGATGGCGATTCGGATGGGATTAGGGAGCTACTGGATTCGGGTACCGACGTGAATTTTCACGACACTGATGGCCGAACCTCTTTGCATGTTGCTAGTTGTCAGGGCAGGCTGGACGTCGTTGAGTTGCTCCTCGAACGTGGTGCAGATGTCGACGTTCAGGACCGATGGGGCAGCACG cCTCTTGCAGATGCCATATATTACAAGAATCATGATGTGATCAAACTCTTAGAAAAACATGGTGCAAAGCTACCG ATGGCTCCAATGGTAGTGCAAAATGCTCTTGAAGTTCCGGAATATGAGATCGATCCAAATGAACTTGATTTTTCTAAGAGTGTGAACATTACAAAA GGAACTTTCTGCAGTGCTTCTTGGCGTGGAATTGAAGTTGCCGTGAAGACACTAGGCAAGGATGTTTTCTCCGACGAGGATAAAGT GAAGGCATTTAGGGATGAACTTGCTTTACTACAGAAGATACGGCATCCTAATGTTGTGCAATTCCTGGGAGCTGTAACACAAAGTAGTCCAATGATGATTGTCACAGAGTATTTGCCCCAG GGGGACCTTCATGCATTCTTGGAGTGTAAAGGTTCCTTGAAGCTACCAACAGTTGTAAAGTTTGCTCTTGACATTGCAAG GGGAATGAATTATTTGCATGAGCATAAACCTGAAGCAATAATCCATCGTGATCTTGAACCTTC AAACATACTGCGGGATGATTCTGGACACCTGAAAGTTGCAGACTTTGGAGTTAGCaaacttctaaaattttctaatagAGTTAAAGAAGACAGACCTGTGGCTGTGACATGTCAGGAGACTTCAT GGAAATATGCTGCACCTGAGgtttataaaaatgaagaatatgaTACGAAAGTGGATGTGTTTTCATTTGCTTTGATATTGCAAGAG ATGATAGAAGGCAATCCACCTTTTTCAACAAAGCCAGAAAATGAAGTACCCAAAGCTTATGTAGCTAATGAACGGCCACCATTTACGGCTCCACCTAAGCGTTATCGGCATGGAATACAGGA ACTAATCCGGGAATGTTGGGATGAGAAGCCACATAAAAGACCCACATTTCGGCAAATAATCGAAAGGTTGGAGGATATTAACACTCAACTTATGCAAACAAGAAGCTTGAAG GTGAATCCATTCTGCAATTGTTTCCGGAACCTGAAAGCCTTATTTACAAGTGAAAGGACTAATCCAGGCAGCAGATCTTCTTACTCGGAAGCCAAatga